Proteins from a single region of Phyllobacterium sp. T1293:
- a CDS encoding ABC transporter ATP-binding protein, translating into MTGDLSPPLLAVDNLSVEFGPSRVVENLSFSVRAGRTLAIVGESGSGKSVTSLSVMRLADMMGGQFPTGQVLFESRKGRIDLTTATQKTMRGIRGKEIAMIFQEPMTSLNPVFTIGDQIAEVLVLHEAMSKPAALTEAKRLLDMVRLPDAADLLGRYPHQLSGGMRQRVMIAMALACRPKLLIADEPTTALDVTIQAQILNIIRELQAELGMAVIFITHDMGVVAEMADDVVVMWKGKKVEEGPVADIFAKPQHPYTQTLLAAVPKLGSMTGEEFPKRLPLTIMDGGTPCLVGAEHIQNTARYGLPPILSVRDLVTRFNIKKGIFGGVTHRVHAVEKVSFDIHPGETLALVGESGSGKSTIGRTIQQLQKETSGTILFDGRPVSAMNRNEQQKLRQEIQYIFQDPFASLDPRKTVGFSIAEPIRTHGLIDGSKPIQKRVDELLERVGLTSAHASRYPHEFSGGQRQRVCIARALASNPKLIIADEALSALDVSIQAQILNLFMELQEQQGLSYLFISHDMAVVEKMSHRVAVLYLGQVVEIGTRQQIFETPAHPYTQRLLSAVPVADPGRTRNRIMLEGEIPSPIRRVGDEPKIFERKEIAPGHFVASAA; encoded by the coding sequence GTGACCGGTGATCTCTCTCCTCCGCTATTGGCCGTGGACAATCTTTCCGTTGAGTTTGGTCCGTCAAGGGTTGTGGAGAACCTGAGCTTTTCCGTGCGGGCGGGGCGCACTCTTGCCATCGTCGGAGAATCCGGGTCGGGTAAGTCCGTCACCTCGCTTTCCGTTATGCGGCTGGCTGACATGATGGGCGGGCAATTTCCGACGGGTCAGGTGCTGTTCGAAAGCCGCAAGGGGAGGATTGACCTCACCACCGCAACGCAAAAAACCATGCGCGGTATTCGCGGCAAGGAGATCGCCATGATCTTCCAGGAGCCAATGACCTCGCTCAATCCTGTATTCACCATCGGCGACCAGATTGCCGAAGTTCTCGTTCTGCATGAGGCCATGTCCAAGCCAGCCGCCCTAACTGAAGCCAAGAGGCTGTTGGACATGGTGCGTCTGCCGGATGCAGCTGACTTGCTCGGGCGCTATCCGCACCAGCTGTCCGGCGGCATGCGTCAGCGCGTCATGATTGCCATGGCCCTTGCGTGCCGTCCGAAACTGCTGATCGCCGATGAGCCGACGACAGCGCTTGACGTGACGATACAGGCGCAGATTCTGAACATCATCCGTGAACTGCAGGCCGAACTTGGTATGGCTGTGATCTTCATCACCCATGACATGGGTGTTGTTGCAGAGATGGCCGACGACGTGGTGGTTATGTGGAAGGGCAAGAAGGTCGAGGAAGGCCCGGTTGCCGATATTTTTGCCAAGCCGCAACATCCCTATACGCAGACATTGCTTGCGGCGGTGCCAAAGCTTGGCAGTATGACCGGCGAGGAATTTCCGAAACGTCTCCCGCTTACAATTATGGATGGCGGCACACCATGTCTTGTCGGTGCTGAGCACATCCAGAATACGGCTCGTTATGGCCTTCCGCCGATTCTTTCGGTGCGCGACCTCGTTACCCGGTTCAACATCAAGAAGGGCATTTTTGGCGGCGTCACCCACCGGGTGCATGCAGTTGAAAAAGTATCTTTCGATATTCATCCCGGCGAGACTTTGGCACTTGTCGGCGAATCCGGTTCTGGAAAGTCGACCATCGGGCGAACGATCCAGCAATTACAAAAGGAAACCTCAGGCACGATCCTCTTTGATGGCCGTCCCGTTTCCGCCATGAACAGGAATGAGCAGCAAAAACTGCGGCAGGAAATTCAGTATATTTTCCAGGACCCATTCGCCTCGCTTGATCCGCGCAAAACTGTCGGCTTTTCCATTGCCGAACCAATCCGCACCCACGGGCTCATCGACGGTAGCAAACCGATCCAGAAGCGCGTCGACGAGTTGCTGGAACGCGTCGGGCTAACGAGCGCCCATGCCTCCCGTTATCCGCATGAATTCTCTGGGGGACAGCGCCAACGCGTCTGCATTGCCCGCGCGCTTGCTTCCAATCCGAAACTGATCATCGCCGATGAAGCCCTGTCAGCGCTCGATGTGTCCATTCAGGCACAAATCCTCAACCTGTTCATGGAATTGCAGGAACAGCAGGGGCTTTCCTATCTTTTCATCAGCCACGACATGGCGGTGGTCGAAAAAATGAGCCACCGGGTGGCAGTCCTTTATCTGGGGCAGGTGGTCGAAATCGGCACTCGCCAGCAAATCTTTGAAACACCTGCACATCCCTACACCCAGCGCCTTTTATCGGCAGTACCGGTGGCCGATCCGGGCCGCACGCGAAACCGCATCATGCTGGAGGGTGAAATACCAAGCCCCATCCGCCGTGTTGGCGATGAACCCAAGATTTTCGAACGGAAGGAAATTGCGCCCGGTCATTTTGTGGCAAGTGCAGCCTGA